Proteins co-encoded in one Stenotrophomonas maltophilia genomic window:
- a CDS encoding flavin reductase family protein, with the protein MSGETRPYAGPWAGVFPAPAPVPSVEMPPRALRRLLGHFPTGVAIVCTRDAQGKPVGLTINSFVPVSLQPPLVLWNLALHAQSLPTFQRATRFAISVLAAGQEALARRFADPQARDRFAGLALLEDADDAPPRIAGAVTHLTCTRHAMWPVGDHLLLAGRIIEVNENGGAPLLFHRGRFQPGPAELLVEVRP; encoded by the coding sequence ATGAGCGGCGAGACACGGCCCTACGCCGGGCCGTGGGCGGGGGTGTTCCCCGCCCCGGCCCCGGTGCCGTCGGTCGAGATGCCGCCGCGCGCCCTGCGTCGGCTGCTCGGCCATTTCCCCACTGGCGTGGCCATCGTCTGTACGCGCGATGCGCAAGGCAAGCCGGTGGGCCTGACCATCAATTCGTTCGTGCCGGTCTCACTGCAGCCGCCGCTGGTGCTGTGGAACCTGGCACTGCACGCGCAGAGCCTGCCCACCTTCCAGCGCGCCACCCGCTTTGCGATCAGCGTGCTCGCGGCGGGCCAGGAAGCGTTGGCCCGCCGCTTTGCCGATCCACAGGCGCGCGATCGCTTTGCCGGCCTGGCACTGCTGGAGGACGCCGACGACGCACCGCCGCGCATCGCCGGTGCGGTCACCCATCTCACCTGTACCCGCCATGCGATGTGGCCGGTGGGCGATCACCTGCTGCTGGCCGGGCGCATCATCGAAGTCAACGAGAACGGCGGCGCACCATTGCTGTTCCATCGCGGCCGGTTCCAGCCAGGACCGGCCGAACTGCTGGTGGAGGTGCGGCCATGA
- a CDS encoding GNAT family N-acetyltransferase, with translation MPRIRPAHVDDLPAISAVCLAAFTTAVAPSVSEVGIATFGSVATADAFAARLYGDNHILVAEHENRIVGVVELKEGRHLAMLFVDPDCQGQGIGHALFEAILPQVREPVLTVRASLNAVPTYQRYGFVLDGDVGEFNGLVYQPLRYAAPR, from the coding sequence ATGCCGAGGATCCGCCCCGCCCACGTCGATGATCTGCCCGCGATCAGCGCGGTATGCCTGGCCGCCTTCACCACCGCCGTCGCGCCTTCCGTCAGCGAGGTCGGCATCGCGACCTTCGGCAGCGTCGCGACCGCCGATGCATTCGCTGCGCGCCTGTACGGCGACAACCACATCCTGGTGGCCGAGCACGAAAACCGCATCGTCGGCGTGGTCGAACTGAAGGAAGGCCGGCACCTGGCCATGCTGTTCGTCGATCCCGACTGCCAGGGCCAGGGCATCGGCCACGCGCTGTTCGAGGCGATACTGCCGCAGGTGCGCGAACCGGTACTGACGGTTCGCGCCTCGCTCAACGCGGTGCCAACCTACCAGCGCTACGGCTTCGTGCTGGACGGCGACGTCGGCGAGTTCAACGGGCTGGTGTACCAGCCCCTCCGCTACGCCGCGCCCCGGTAA
- a CDS encoding SDR family NAD(P)-dependent oxidoreductase: MTSSSRVVLITGGSRGLGRNAALALAADGADIVITYRAQAEAAAEVVQQVQALGRRAQALPLDVADSAVFPDFAVRLRDALQAWGADTLQGLMNNAGEGLYAPITDTTEAQFDHAVAVHLKGPYFLTQALLPLIADGGRILNVSSGLARFSLPGSSAYAMMKGGIEVFSRYLAKELGARGISANTLAPGAIETDFGGGRVRDDAQVNAMVSSITALGRAGRPDDIGPVVVALLSPSTGWVNGQRVEASGGMFV, translated from the coding sequence ATGACGTCTTCCTCCCGTGTTGTCCTCATTACCGGCGGCAGCCGCGGCCTCGGCCGCAACGCCGCCCTCGCGCTGGCCGCCGACGGCGCCGATATCGTGATCACCTACCGCGCCCAGGCCGAGGCGGCGGCCGAGGTGGTCCAGCAGGTGCAGGCACTGGGCCGTCGCGCGCAGGCGCTGCCGCTGGACGTGGCCGACAGCGCAGTGTTTCCTGACTTCGCAGTTCGCCTGCGTGACGCACTGCAGGCGTGGGGAGCCGATACGCTGCAGGGGCTGATGAACAATGCCGGCGAGGGCCTGTACGCGCCGATCACAGACACCACCGAGGCCCAGTTCGACCATGCCGTGGCGGTGCACCTGAAGGGGCCGTACTTCCTGACCCAGGCGCTGTTGCCGTTGATCGCCGATGGCGGCCGCATCCTCAACGTATCCAGCGGGCTGGCGCGCTTTTCGCTGCCGGGCAGCTCGGCCTACGCCATGATGAAGGGCGGCATCGAGGTGTTCAGCCGCTACCTGGCCAAGGAGCTGGGCGCGCGTGGCATCAGCGCCAACACGCTGGCACCGGGTGCCATCGAGACCGACTTCGGCGGTGGCCGGGTGCGCGACGACGCGCAGGTCAATGCGATGGTGTCGTCGATCACCGCGCTGGGTCGTGCCGGCCGGCCCGATGACATCGGTCCGGTGGTGGTGGCGCTGTTGTCGCCGTCCACGGGCTGGGTCAACGGCCAGCGCGTGGAAGCCTCCGGTGGCATGTTTGTCTGA
- a CDS encoding fatty acid desaturase family protein yields the protein MTRATDRALSTAEMQAFGEELDAIRDRVIGSLGASDTRYIRRVAAAVRWFGVGGRGLLFLAAFSPLYWMPLLWPAAITGTLLLALSKILENMELGHNVMHGQFDWTGDPKLNGNTYEWDIVATADNWRKTHNFRHHTYTNVRGMDDDIGYGLLRIFPEQRWKPFYLLQPIIAPIFALLFQWGVAAQDLRLGRWLKGRMSARAMWLQTRPVARKMARQVLKDYVFFPLLAGPFFLTVMLGNMVANGLRNIWTYVIIFCGHFTAESETFPKECLRNESRGHWYLRQLRGSSNISGGFLINVLSGNLSHQIEHHFYPDLPANRYAAIAKEVKDICRRYGQHYNNGSLPRQFGQVVWRILRHAFPSKPRRLPMADIMSAPASANAG from the coding sequence ATGACCCGCGCTACCGACCGTGCCCTGAGTACTGCCGAGATGCAGGCCTTCGGTGAGGAACTCGACGCGATCCGCGACCGTGTGATCGGCAGCCTCGGCGCCTCCGATACCCGCTACATCCGCCGCGTGGCCGCCGCTGTGCGCTGGTTCGGCGTAGGTGGCCGTGGCCTGTTGTTCCTGGCGGCGTTCTCGCCGCTGTACTGGATGCCGCTGCTGTGGCCGGCCGCGATCACCGGCACGTTGCTGCTGGCGCTGTCGAAGATCCTGGAGAACATGGAGCTGGGCCACAACGTCATGCACGGCCAGTTCGACTGGACCGGTGACCCCAAGCTCAACGGCAACACCTACGAGTGGGACATCGTGGCCACCGCCGACAACTGGCGCAAGACCCACAATTTCCGCCACCACACCTACACCAACGTGCGCGGCATGGACGATGACATCGGCTACGGCCTGCTGCGCATCTTCCCGGAACAGCGCTGGAAGCCGTTCTACCTGCTGCAGCCGATCATCGCGCCGATCTTCGCGTTGCTGTTCCAGTGGGGCGTGGCCGCGCAGGACCTGCGCCTGGGCCGCTGGCTGAAGGGCCGTATGAGTGCCCGTGCGATGTGGTTGCAGACCCGCCCGGTGGCGCGCAAGATGGCCCGCCAGGTGCTGAAGGACTACGTGTTCTTCCCGCTGCTGGCCGGCCCGTTCTTCCTCACCGTGATGCTGGGCAACATGGTGGCCAACGGCCTGCGCAACATCTGGACCTACGTGATCATCTTCTGCGGCCACTTCACCGCCGAATCGGAAACCTTCCCGAAGGAATGCCTGCGCAACGAATCGCGTGGCCACTGGTACCTGCGCCAGCTGCGTGGTTCGTCCAACATCAGCGGCGGCTTCCTGATCAACGTGCTGTCGGGCAACCTCAGCCACCAGATCGAGCACCACTTCTACCCGGACCTGCCGGCCAACCGCTATGCGGCCATTGCCAAGGAAGTGAAGGACATCTGCCGCCGCTACGGCCAGCACTACAACAACGGCTCGCTGCCGCGTCAGTTCGGCCAGGTGGTCTGGCGCATTCTGCGCCACGCGTTCCCGAGCAAGCCGCGCCGCCTGCCGATGGCGGACATCATGTCCGCCCCGGCATCGGCCAACGCGGGCTGA
- a CDS encoding thioredoxin family protein, giving the protein MLPMRAAFPLLLLATALSACSPAQAPIAAVQASEPAAANAIAWRQGDVDDAFAEAADSGKPVLLYWGAVWCPPCNQLKAGLFKDPAFIALTGKFVPVYLDGDEEGAQAWGERFGVRGYPTLIVLDPKRNEITRVAGGNDAAELTRALTLAASRRSAVAATLATALATPDRLAAEDWQVLGDYGWEVDANRLAGERGSADVLRQLSRVAPDAALQRRFALLALATSEKPSTAPTQVRELLQAVLAQPTEVRRNRELLGYAGAQLVKQASAGPATSNTLGQQLLVALERADTERGDRADDALSRVLTEVSLARQAQPKGTLPAALVERVQQRVAAADAAASDAHARQATISSAVYALRQVGDDAGAEALLLAELKRSEQPYYYMPELAELAEQRGDNAAALEWLKRAYDSAQGPATRVQWGVLYVEGLLKLAPDDAPRIEQATTALIAELDAQPSGYHQRTRQRFERLAGQLKTWSSKHQGAQTLARLQQRMQQACGEQADGACREWLS; this is encoded by the coding sequence ATGCTGCCGATGCGCGCCGCCTTTCCTCTGTTGTTGCTGGCCACGGCGCTGAGCGCCTGCTCCCCGGCGCAGGCGCCCATTGCCGCGGTGCAGGCCTCCGAGCCGGCAGCGGCCAACGCCATCGCCTGGCGCCAGGGCGATGTCGACGATGCCTTCGCCGAGGCCGCCGACAGCGGCAAGCCGGTGCTGCTGTACTGGGGCGCAGTCTGGTGCCCGCCCTGCAACCAGCTCAAGGCCGGCCTGTTCAAGGACCCGGCGTTCATCGCGCTGACCGGCAAGTTCGTACCCGTCTATCTGGACGGTGACGAGGAAGGTGCACAGGCCTGGGGCGAGCGCTTCGGCGTGCGCGGCTATCCGACCCTGATCGTGCTGGACCCCAAGCGCAACGAGATCACCCGCGTGGCCGGTGGCAACGACGCGGCCGAGCTGACCCGCGCACTGACCCTGGCCGCAAGCCGCCGCAGCGCGGTGGCCGCCACGCTGGCCACGGCACTGGCCACGCCGGACAGGTTGGCCGCCGAGGACTGGCAGGTGCTGGGCGACTACGGCTGGGAAGTGGACGCCAACCGCTTGGCCGGCGAGCGCGGCAGCGCCGACGTGCTGCGGCAGCTGTCCAGGGTGGCACCGGATGCAGCGCTGCAACGTCGTTTCGCGCTGCTGGCGCTGGCGACTTCGGAAAAGCCAAGCACCGCCCCCACCCAGGTGCGCGAACTGCTGCAGGCGGTCCTGGCGCAGCCAACCGAGGTCCGTCGCAATCGCGAACTGCTCGGCTATGCCGGCGCGCAGCTGGTCAAGCAGGCCAGTGCCGGCCCTGCCACCAGCAACACATTGGGCCAGCAACTGCTGGTGGCGCTGGAACGTGCCGACACCGAGCGCGGTGACCGCGCCGACGATGCGCTGTCGCGCGTGCTGACAGAAGTGTCACTGGCGCGCCAGGCGCAACCCAAGGGCACGTTGCCGGCCGCGTTGGTCGAACGCGTGCAGCAGCGCGTGGCTGCCGCCGATGCCGCCGCCAGCGATGCGCATGCGCGGCAGGCCACGATCAGCAGCGCGGTCTACGCCCTGCGCCAGGTCGGCGACGATGCCGGCGCCGAGGCACTGCTGCTGGCCGAGCTCAAGCGTAGCGAGCAGCCGTACTACTACATGCCCGAACTGGCCGAACTGGCCGAGCAACGCGGCGACAACGCTGCCGCACTGGAATGGCTGAAGCGTGCGTACGACAGCGCGCAAGGGCCGGCGACCCGCGTGCAGTGGGGCGTGCTGTACGTCGAAGGCCTGCTGAAGCTTGCACCGGACGATGCACCGCGTATCGAACAGGCCACCACCGCGCTGATCGCCGAACTGGACGCCCAGCCGTCGGGCTACCACCAGCGCACGCGGCAGCGTTTCGAGCGGCTGGCCGGCCAGCTGAAGACCTGGAGCAGCAAGCACCAGGGCGCGCAGACGCTGGCGCGACTGCAGCAGAGGATGCAGCAGGCCTGCGGCGAGCAGGCCGATGGCGCGTGCAGGGAATGGCTGAGCTGA
- a CDS encoding DUF3817 domain-containing protein translates to MHPSGRLFAAVAFIEAITWAGLLIGMWMKYGPMANVALVKLFGPLHGVAFLVYVAVTLFAAVRLRWPWWASALALLAAVPPLVTLPLEWWFKRRGLLGLRATR, encoded by the coding sequence ATGCACCCGAGCGGGCGGCTGTTTGCCGCGGTCGCCTTCATCGAGGCCATCACTTGGGCCGGCCTGCTGATCGGCATGTGGATGAAGTACGGGCCGATGGCCAACGTGGCGCTGGTGAAGCTGTTCGGCCCGCTGCACGGCGTGGCCTTCCTGGTGTACGTGGCGGTCACCCTGTTTGCCGCAGTACGCCTGCGCTGGCCGTGGTGGGCAAGTGCGCTGGCGCTGCTGGCAGCGGTTCCGCCGTTGGTGACGTTGCCGCTGGAGTGGTGGTTCAAGCGCCGCGGCCTGCTGGGTCTGCGTGCAACGCGCTGA
- a CDS encoding MFS transporter: protein MHARPVVPGLPALVLAALIGTMAMMSFVAVIGPVVRLLGLSEWHAGLSVTAAGVLWMLAARPWGQLSDRIGRKRVLMLAMSAYTVVYIALAVFIDVALQTVPPVLVSVLVLVGARGLIGLFYAAVPPTAAALIADKAPTGQRARFLARLGSANALGMVLGPAAAGWLAYTNLSLALYVAALLPLLALALLAWRLPATEPVVGASAPRRPPMRRLDPRLRLPQLAAFIAMVSVTIAQVTVGFFAIDRLGLDAAAGARMAGIALTAVGVGLILAQALVMKLDVHPRRWIILGALISGIGFASVAGVQQAWQLPAAYALAAFGMGFVFPSFQALAADAVQAQEQGAAAGTVAAAQGLGMVAGPMLGTLLYRGGPSLPYLLVGALLLLLCALAAAHRMKETA from the coding sequence ATGCACGCACGTCCCGTCGTTCCCGGCTTGCCGGCGCTGGTGTTGGCGGCCCTGATCGGCACCATGGCGATGATGTCCTTTGTCGCGGTGATCGGGCCGGTGGTCCGCCTGCTCGGGCTGTCCGAATGGCATGCCGGCCTGTCGGTGACGGCTGCCGGCGTGCTGTGGATGCTGGCCGCACGCCCCTGGGGCCAGCTCAGCGACCGCATCGGTCGCAAGCGCGTGCTGATGCTGGCGATGAGCGCCTACACCGTGGTCTACATCGCGCTGGCGGTGTTCATCGATGTGGCCCTGCAGACGGTGCCACCGGTGCTGGTCTCGGTGCTGGTGCTGGTCGGCGCGCGCGGCCTGATCGGCCTGTTCTACGCCGCGGTGCCGCCCACGGCCGCGGCGCTGATCGCTGACAAGGCGCCGACCGGGCAACGTGCCAGGTTCCTGGCCCGGCTGGGCAGCGCCAACGCGCTGGGCATGGTGCTGGGCCCGGCCGCGGCCGGTTGGCTGGCCTATACCAATCTTTCCCTGGCGCTGTATGTGGCCGCACTGCTGCCGCTGCTGGCGTTGGCCCTGCTGGCCTGGCGGCTGCCGGCCACCGAACCGGTGGTTGGCGCGTCCGCGCCGCGCCGTCCACCGATGCGCCGCCTCGACCCACGCCTGCGCCTGCCGCAGCTGGCGGCGTTCATCGCCATGGTCTCGGTGACCATCGCGCAGGTCACGGTCGGCTTCTTCGCCATCGACCGTCTGGGACTTGATGCAGCAGCCGGTGCGCGCATGGCGGGCATCGCGCTCACCGCAGTCGGCGTCGGCCTGATCCTGGCGCAGGCGCTGGTGATGAAGCTGGACGTGCACCCGCGCCGTTGGATCATCCTGGGCGCGCTGATTTCCGGCATCGGTTTCGCCTCGGTGGCGGGCGTGCAGCAGGCCTGGCAGTTGCCGGCGGCCTACGCGCTGGCGGCCTTCGGCATGGGCTTCGTATTCCCCTCGTTCCAGGCGCTGGCTGCCGATGCGGTGCAGGCACAGGAGCAAGGCGCCGCCGCCGGTACCGTGGCCGCCGCCCAGGGCCTGGGCATGGTGGCCGGGCCGATGCTCGGCACGCTGTTGTATCGGGGCGGGCCGAGCCTGCCTTACCTGCTGGTGGGCGCGCTGTTGCTGTTGCTGTGTGCGCTGGCCGCAGCGCATCGGATGAAGGA
- a CDS encoding LysR family transcriptional regulator, which yields MGLPSHINRAILILLFNPGEQLMDRLDTLRVFLRVTELGSFTRAADSLGLPKASVSQAIARLETDLGTQLLHRTTRRVHLTADGAQLQQRAHDLLDDMEELQNLFRRQPSELSGRLRVDMPGGMARNVVIPQLPAFLALHPGLEVELSATDRRVDVVREGFDCVLRVGHLDDSSLVARPLGQMRIVNAASPGYLTAHGVPQVLADLDQHHLVHYVGTLGQRSPGFEYFDGQRYQSWPMRGALTVNSADGYSAAALAGLGIIQVPELGARDALRTGRLVEVLPDCVAEPMPVHLVYAQRRHLPRRVEAFMTWMAGVLAAELQRPG from the coding sequence TTGGGATTGCCGTCGCACATAAATCGCGCGATCCTGATTTTACTGTTCAACCCAGGTGAACAATTGATGGACCGCCTCGACACCCTGCGCGTGTTCCTGCGCGTTACCGAGCTGGGCTCGTTCACCCGCGCCGCAGACAGCCTCGGCCTGCCCAAGGCCAGCGTGTCGCAGGCCATCGCCCGACTGGAAACCGACCTGGGTACCCAGCTGCTGCACCGGACCACCCGCCGCGTCCACCTCACCGCCGACGGCGCGCAGTTGCAGCAGCGCGCGCACGATCTGCTGGACGACATGGAGGAACTGCAGAATCTGTTCCGGCGTCAGCCCAGCGAACTGAGTGGGCGCCTGCGGGTGGACATGCCCGGCGGCATGGCCCGCAATGTGGTGATCCCGCAGCTGCCAGCCTTTCTGGCGCTGCATCCGGGCCTGGAAGTGGAACTGAGCGCCACCGACCGGCGTGTGGATGTGGTACGCGAAGGCTTCGACTGCGTGCTGCGCGTGGGCCATCTGGACGACAGCAGCCTGGTGGCCCGTCCGCTCGGGCAGATGCGCATCGTCAACGCAGCCAGCCCCGGCTACCTGACTGCACACGGCGTACCGCAGGTGCTGGCCGATCTGGACCAGCACCACCTGGTGCATTACGTCGGCACTCTCGGCCAGCGCTCGCCGGGTTTTGAGTACTTCGACGGCCAGCGTTACCAGAGCTGGCCGATGCGCGGCGCGCTGACCGTCAACAGCGCCGATGGCTACAGCGCCGCTGCGCTGGCCGGGCTGGGCATCATCCAGGTGCCGGAACTGGGCGCCCGCGATGCACTGCGCACTGGACGCCTGGTGGAAGTGCTGCCCGACTGCGTGGCCGAGCCGATGCCGGTCCATCTGGTCTATGCGCAGCGCCGCCACCTGCCCCGCCGTGTCGAAGCCTTCATGACCTGGATGGCCGGCGTGCTGGCCGCGGAGCTGCAACGCCCGGGTTGA
- a CDS encoding tetratricopeptide repeat protein, producing the protein MNIEALECMLATGKDGALLRFGLGKGWLDAGNPVRAATHLGRCVVLDPQYSAAWKLLGKAWLASGQPQAAREAWQRGLSVAGSKGDQQARKEMQVFLRRLDREQAALAKTG; encoded by the coding sequence ATGAACATCGAAGCACTGGAATGCATGCTCGCCACCGGCAAGGACGGCGCGTTGCTGCGTTTCGGGTTGGGCAAGGGTTGGCTCGATGCGGGAAACCCGGTGCGCGCGGCGACCCATCTGGGCCGATGCGTGGTGCTCGACCCGCAGTATTCGGCCGCATGGAAACTACTGGGCAAGGCCTGGCTGGCCAGTGGCCAGCCGCAGGCGGCGCGCGAGGCGTGGCAGCGCGGGCTGAGCGTGGCCGGCAGCAAGGGCGACCAGCAGGCACGCAAGGAAATGCAGGTATTCCTGCGTCGCCTGGACCGCGAACAGGCGGCCCTGGCGAAGACGGGCTGA
- a CDS encoding TIGR03571 family LLM class oxidoreductase: MSEFNAAHALVFPGQGLSLGLMTPVAAQGLADPHVARRIARLADDLGFAALWTRDVPLMVPQGPDATASALDDPFLWLGMLAAATEHIAVGSAAIVLPLRQPLQVAKSALSLERISDGRFVLGLGSGDRPEEFAAFGEDLEGRGATFRERWSLLRAALSVDAEERASVRQATGGFDVLPAPTTRIPMLVVGTARQSLQWIAREGEGWATYHREEAAQEGRIGLWQQALAQQGGPAKPFVQSMLLDLQADPQAPPEPLPLGLKVGRDGLRDYLHRVHAQGVAHVMFNLVDNGRPVEQVVREIGGHVLPDVLR; the protein is encoded by the coding sequence ATGAGTGAATTCAATGCTGCGCACGCGTTGGTGTTTCCGGGGCAGGGCCTGAGCCTGGGTCTGATGACGCCGGTGGCGGCGCAGGGCTTGGCCGATCCGCATGTGGCACGACGCATTGCGCGGTTGGCCGATGACCTCGGCTTTGCCGCGCTGTGGACGCGCGACGTGCCGCTGATGGTGCCGCAGGGGCCGGACGCGACAGCGAGCGCGCTGGACGATCCGTTCCTGTGGCTGGGCATGCTGGCGGCGGCCACCGAGCATATCGCGGTCGGCAGCGCAGCCATCGTGCTGCCGCTGCGGCAGCCGTTGCAGGTGGCGAAGTCAGCGTTGAGCCTGGAGCGGATCAGCGACGGGCGCTTCGTGCTGGGGCTGGGCTCGGGCGATCGCCCGGAAGAGTTCGCGGCGTTCGGCGAAGACCTGGAGGGCAGGGGGGCGACGTTCCGTGAGCGTTGGTCACTGCTGCGCGCGGCGCTGTCCGTCGATGCGGAGGAACGAGCTTCGGTTCGGCAGGCCACCGGTGGTTTCGATGTATTGCCAGCGCCCACCACGCGCATTCCGATGCTGGTGGTGGGTACCGCGCGGCAGAGCCTGCAGTGGATCGCGCGCGAGGGCGAAGGCTGGGCCACCTACCATCGCGAAGAGGCGGCGCAGGAAGGCCGCATCGGCTTGTGGCAGCAGGCGCTGGCGCAGCAGGGCGGACCGGCAAAGCCGTTCGTTCAGTCGATGTTGCTGGATCTGCAGGCCGACCCGCAGGCGCCGCCCGAGCCGTTGCCGCTGGGGCTGAAGGTCGGCCGCGATGGGCTGCGCGACTACCTGCACCGCGTGCACGCGCAGGGCGTGGCGCATGTGATGTTCAACCTGGTCGACAACGGGCGGCCGGTGGAGCAGGTGGTGCGCGAGATCGGCGGGCACGTGCTGCCGGATGTGCTTCGGTAG
- a CDS encoding superoxide dismutase — MSYSLPPLPYAYDALEPHFDARTMEIHHSKHHQTYVNNLNAAIEQAGLAEQPVETLIAHLDAVPEAQRGAIRNNGGGHANHSLFWTVLSANGGVPDDELSAAIERDLGGFDAFKETFSKAAQTRFGSGWAWLTTDRDGHLQVESSANQDSPLMGAAVGLSGNTPILALDVWEHAYYLHYQNRRPDYIGAFFNLIHWAEVGRRYRQARAS; from the coding sequence ATGTCGTACTCGCTTCCCCCGCTCCCCTACGCCTACGATGCCCTTGAGCCGCATTTCGATGCGCGCACGATGGAGATCCATCACAGCAAGCACCACCAGACCTACGTCAACAACCTCAACGCCGCCATCGAGCAGGCCGGCCTCGCCGAACAACCGGTGGAAACGCTGATCGCCCACCTCGATGCTGTGCCCGAGGCGCAGCGCGGCGCGATCCGCAACAATGGCGGCGGCCATGCCAACCACAGCCTGTTCTGGACCGTGCTGAGCGCCAACGGTGGCGTTCCGGACGACGAACTGAGCGCTGCGATCGAGCGCGATCTCGGTGGTTTCGATGCCTTCAAGGAGACCTTCAGCAAGGCCGCGCAGACCCGCTTCGGCAGTGGCTGGGCGTGGCTGACCACGGATCGCGACGGCCACCTGCAGGTCGAAAGCAGCGCCAACCAGGACAGTCCGTTGATGGGCGCTGCCGTTGGACTGTCCGGCAACACCCCGATCCTGGCGCTGGATGTGTGGGAGCACGCCTACTACCTGCACTACCAGAACCGTCGCCCCGACTACATCGGCGCGTTCTTCAACCTCATCCACTGGGCCGAGGTCGGCCGGCGTTACCGCCAGGCCCGGGCCTCATGA